From one Streptomyces sp. ICC1 genomic stretch:
- a CDS encoding response regulator transcription factor, with translation MTAEPPPEEEGTTVLRVLVVDDQFLIRSGLTALLTAAPGYEVVGEAEDGDAAVRLAARTRPDVILMDIRMPGTDGIAATERILAAAEPGARPKVLMLTTFDSDEYVFRALRVGAGGFLFKDTPPARLLAAIATVHAGEMLFSPGALRGLVDTYAAPAAVAPRAARPGMDTLTPREREILGLVGAGLSNADIAARLVLSAATVKTHVHRCMSKLGLASRAQAVVVAHEFGLAVRLS, from the coding sequence ATGACGGCTGAGCCGCCCCCGGAGGAAGAGGGAACCACCGTGCTGCGCGTCCTCGTCGTCGACGACCAGTTCCTGATCCGGTCGGGACTGACCGCGCTGCTCACGGCCGCACCCGGTTACGAGGTCGTCGGCGAGGCCGAGGACGGCGACGCGGCGGTGCGGCTGGCCGCCCGGACCCGGCCCGACGTGATCCTCATGGACATCCGGATGCCCGGGACCGACGGGATCGCCGCCACCGAGCGGATCCTGGCCGCCGCCGAACCCGGCGCGCGCCCCAAGGTGCTCATGCTGACCACCTTCGACTCCGACGAGTACGTCTTCCGCGCCCTGCGGGTCGGGGCCGGCGGCTTCCTCTTCAAGGACACCCCGCCCGCCCGGCTGCTGGCCGCCATCGCCACCGTGCACGCAGGCGAGATGCTGTTCAGCCCCGGCGCCCTGCGCGGGCTCGTCGACACCTACGCCGCGCCGGCCGCGGTCGCGCCCCGGGCCGCGCGCCCCGGCATGGACACCCTGACCCCGCGCGAGCGCGAGATCCTCGGCCTGGTCGGCGCGGGCCTGTCCAACGCCGACATCGCCGCACGCCTCGTCCTCAGCGCCGCCACCGTCAAGACGCACGTCCACCGCTGCATGAGCAAGCTGGGGCTGGCCAGCCGGGCGCAGGCCGTGGTGGTGGCCCACGAGTTCGGCCTCGCCGTCCGGCTCAGCTGA
- a CDS encoding NTP pyrophosphohydrolase — translation MIVDGANVVGSVPDGWWRDRRAAAERLRDLLARRDGDQEIVLVVEGAARGVESVPGVRVDPAPGSGDDRIVQLAGAVRAEHRGCVVVTADRELRERVRALGARCVGPRAVRPEA, via the coding sequence CTGATCGTCGACGGAGCCAACGTCGTCGGGTCCGTGCCGGACGGCTGGTGGCGCGACCGGCGCGCGGCCGCCGAGCGGCTGCGCGACCTGCTGGCCCGGCGGGACGGGGACCAGGAGATCGTCCTCGTGGTCGAAGGCGCCGCCCGGGGCGTCGAGTCCGTGCCCGGCGTACGGGTGGACCCGGCGCCCGGGAGCGGCGACGACCGGATCGTGCAGCTGGCGGGGGCCGTGCGCGCGGAGCACCGCGGGTGCGTCGTGGTCACGGCGGACCGCGAACTGCGCGAGCGGGTACGCGCCCTCGGAGCGCGGTGCGTGGGACCGAGGGCGGTGCGCCCGGAGGCGTGA
- a CDS encoding VOC family protein: MAYTFQVTVDSAHPHALADWWAEALGWEVEPSDEKFIRGLIAAGHASEEDTTTHRGVLVWKAGGAIRHPEGLERAPRVLFQLIEEPKTVKNRVHLDIRTGEDDPAALVERLLAKGAEHRHDGRQGPFAWTTLTDPEGNELCVSH, translated from the coding sequence ATGGCCTACACATTCCAAGTGACCGTCGACTCCGCACACCCGCACGCCCTCGCAGACTGGTGGGCCGAGGCCCTCGGATGGGAAGTCGAGCCCAGTGACGAGAAGTTCATTCGCGGCCTGATCGCCGCCGGGCACGCGAGCGAGGAGGACACCACCACGCACCGGGGCGTCCTCGTCTGGAAGGCGGGCGGGGCCATCCGCCATCCCGAAGGCCTCGAGCGGGCGCCCCGGGTCCTCTTCCAGCTGATCGAGGAGCCCAAGACCGTCAAGAACCGCGTCCACCTCGACATCCGCACCGGCGAGGACGACCCCGCGGCCCTCGTCGAGCGGCTCCTCGCCAAGGGGGCCGAGCACCGGCACGACGGCCGCCAGGGCCCCTTCGCCTGGACCACCCTCACCGACCCCGAGGGCAACGAGCTCTGCGTCTCCCACTGA
- a CDS encoding AAA family ATPase: protein MSEVPETQAPEPAAETPALPVVHVMTGLPASGKTTAARALQAASGGRMRRVNLDDLRSMLDVPDPERGRSYKHEQTVLDIQDAAVSAAVDGGFHVVVDNTHLTSHIPKRLKAAVAGRATFVVHDFTDVPVEECLRRDAARERQVGEEIIRILADKHAKARKGGWRLTADWLNDQPDVSPYVADPALPGAVMCDIDGTLALTGDRNPYDFSRCGIDLLNRPVRDALDSFRRADGDTIVLLSGRGEEHREPTEAWLREHEVPYDELWMRAAGDTRRDDIVKAELFNAHVRGRYAVRVSLDDRDRVVAIWRRMGLATWQVNYGDF from the coding sequence GTGTCCGAAGTCCCCGAAACCCAGGCCCCCGAGCCGGCGGCCGAGACCCCCGCACTGCCGGTGGTCCACGTCATGACGGGTCTGCCGGCCTCCGGGAAGACGACCGCCGCGCGCGCCCTCCAGGCGGCGTCCGGCGGCCGGATGCGCCGCGTCAACCTCGACGACCTGCGGTCCATGCTCGACGTGCCGGACCCCGAGCGCGGGCGCTCGTACAAGCACGAGCAGACCGTGCTGGACATCCAGGACGCGGCCGTCAGCGCGGCCGTCGACGGCGGCTTCCACGTGGTCGTCGACAACACGCACCTGACCTCCCACATCCCCAAGCGGCTCAAGGCGGCCGTCGCGGGGCGGGCCACCTTCGTCGTGCACGACTTCACCGACGTGCCCGTGGAGGAGTGCCTGCGCCGCGACGCCGCGCGCGAGCGACAGGTCGGCGAGGAGATCATCCGGATACTCGCGGACAAGCACGCCAAGGCGCGCAAGGGCGGCTGGCGGCTCACCGCGGACTGGCTCAACGACCAGCCGGACGTCTCCCCGTACGTCGCCGACCCGGCGCTGCCCGGGGCCGTCATGTGCGATATCGACGGCACCCTCGCGCTGACCGGCGACCGCAACCCGTACGACTTCTCGCGCTGCGGGATCGACCTCCTCAACAGGCCGGTGCGCGACGCCCTCGACTCCTTCCGGCGCGCCGACGGCGACACCATCGTGCTGCTGTCCGGGCGGGGCGAGGAGCACCGGGAGCCGACCGAGGCCTGGCTGCGGGAGCACGAAGTCCCGTACGACGAGCTGTGGATGCGCGCGGCGGGCGACACGCGCCGCGACGACATCGTCAAGGCGGAGCTGTTCAACGCGCACGTGCGCGGCCGGTACGCGGTGCGGGTCTCCCTGGACGACCGCGACCGGGTGGTGGCGATCTGGCGCCGGATGGGCCTGGCGACCTGGCAGGTCAACTACGGCGACTTCTGA
- a CDS encoding epimerase, producing MNVILFGATGMIGRGVLRECLRDDSVESVLAVGRTPLAVTHPKLRELVQADPTDLSAPGLDLAAYDACFFCLGISSFRMKEEEYRRITYDLTLRAARTLAGANPGLTFAYVSGEGTDSTEQGRSMWARVKGETENDLLKLPFDAYMFRPGIVRPDRGTPSKTPLYRAAYAVTAPLFPILGRVAPDLVTTTRALGRAMIAVAAAGPGGADTRRILRAADINRLGGEGRSRAADPR from the coding sequence GTGAACGTCATCCTCTTCGGCGCGACCGGAATGATCGGCCGGGGCGTGCTGCGCGAATGCCTGCGCGACGACTCGGTGGAAAGCGTCCTGGCCGTCGGCCGCACCCCCCTGGCCGTCACCCACCCCAAGCTGCGCGAGCTCGTCCAGGCCGACCCGACCGACCTGTCGGCGCCCGGCCTGGACCTCGCCGCGTACGACGCGTGCTTCTTCTGCCTCGGGATCTCCTCCTTCCGGATGAAGGAGGAGGAGTACCGCCGGATCACCTACGACCTGACGCTCCGGGCGGCCCGCACCCTGGCCGGGGCCAACCCCGGGCTGACCTTCGCCTACGTCTCGGGCGAGGGCACGGACAGCACCGAGCAGGGCCGCTCCATGTGGGCCCGGGTCAAGGGGGAGACCGAGAACGATCTGCTCAAACTCCCCTTCGACGCCTACATGTTCCGCCCGGGGATCGTCCGGCCGGACCGCGGCACGCCCTCCAAGACCCCGCTCTACCGCGCCGCCTACGCCGTCACCGCGCCCCTCTTCCCGATCCTTGGGCGCGTCGCGCCCGACCTCGTCACCACCACCCGGGCACTGGGCCGCGCCATGATCGCGGTCGCCGCCGCCGGCCCCGGCGGCGCGGACACCCGGCGGATCCTGCGGGCGGCCGACATCAACCGGCTGGGCGGCGAAGGCCGAAGCCGTGCCGCGGACCCCCGCTAA
- a CDS encoding sensor histidine kinase, translating into MQLSAHPAVARLRAVRPAVVETAYALGSLWISTSMLANWPDPADYWRDTDTLAYVLLGAVYLPLVLRRRFPVAVLVSTGLCVAAYFTLGYYHVPAVCGMLLALYTVASLRPRPVSLRCAATSLLVLLWGTRLAEPGIGPLSVGFVTVTTTVCWVAGNGSRRLRELTRRLRLEQEEKARRAVVAERIQIARELHDVIAHHVSVISVQTGLAGYVFASDPPTARRALDTIGSSAHEALAEMRRMLVVLREDGPEPAGYGNGQGDGAGEVSGLGRLGELVRRVGEAGVPVDVTVTGAAYALPPGIDLCAYRVVQEALTNVLKHAPAAHTTVRVDYAEDEVRVRVKDDGSGARRGHGPSPAPGHSGQGLTGMRERAMIYHGTLTAEPAPDGGFEVSLRVPVPRTGHDG; encoded by the coding sequence GTGCAGTTGTCCGCGCATCCGGCAGTCGCCCGGCTCCGCGCCGTGCGGCCGGCCGTCGTCGAGACCGCGTACGCCCTCGGCTCGCTCTGGATCTCGACCTCCATGCTCGCGAACTGGCCGGACCCCGCGGACTACTGGCGCGACACCGACACGCTCGCCTACGTGCTGCTCGGCGCCGTCTACCTGCCGCTCGTGCTGCGCCGCCGCTTTCCCGTGGCCGTCCTGGTGAGCACCGGGCTCTGCGTCGCCGCCTACTTCACCCTCGGCTACTACCACGTCCCCGCCGTCTGCGGGATGCTCCTCGCCCTCTACACCGTCGCCTCCCTGCGCCCCCGCCCCGTCTCCCTGCGCTGCGCCGCCACCTCGCTCCTCGTGCTGCTCTGGGGCACCCGGCTCGCCGAACCGGGCATCGGCCCGCTCAGCGTCGGCTTCGTGACCGTCACCACCACCGTCTGCTGGGTGGCCGGGAACGGCTCCCGGCGGCTGCGCGAGCTCACCCGCCGACTCAGGCTCGAACAGGAGGAGAAGGCCCGCCGGGCCGTGGTCGCCGAACGCATCCAGATCGCCCGCGAGCTGCACGACGTCATCGCGCACCACGTCTCGGTCATCTCCGTGCAGACCGGCCTCGCCGGCTACGTCTTCGCCTCCGACCCGCCCACCGCCCGCCGCGCCCTGGACACCATCGGCTCCAGCGCCCACGAGGCCCTCGCCGAGATGCGCCGGATGCTCGTCGTGCTCCGGGAGGACGGGCCGGAACCCGCCGGGTACGGGAACGGGCAAGGGGACGGGGCGGGCGAGGTCTCCGGACTCGGACGCCTCGGCGAGCTGGTCCGCCGGGTGGGCGAGGCCGGCGTGCCGGTCGACGTCACCGTCACGGGGGCGGCGTACGCCCTGCCGCCCGGAATCGACCTCTGCGCGTACCGCGTGGTCCAGGAGGCGCTCACGAACGTGCTCAAGCACGCCCCGGCCGCGCACACCACCGTCCGCGTGGACTACGCCGAGGACGAGGTCCGCGTACGGGTCAAGGACGACGGCAGCGGAGCCCGCCGCGGGCACGGCCCGAGCCCCGCCCCCGGACACTCCGGCCAGGGCCTGACCGGCATGCGCGAGCGCGCGATGATCTACCACGGCACGCTGACCGCCGAGCCGGCCCCCGACGGCGGCTTCGAGGTCAGCCTGCGCGTGCCCGTACCCCGGACCGGCCATGACGGCTGA
- a CDS encoding endo-alpha-N-acetylgalactosaminidase family protein produces the protein MRTPLWPAAAAVAGLVATLVVAVPAAPAAAAAPVTIASPELSVSVDSAFPRVISYTRTATGDVLNGNEDTLGAIVVNGTTYTPAVTSTPSASGVDYALAFSGVTVRARLSVAGSVVEFKVTAIEDTAALRVRSFAIPSHNLVSVRSSQPGAALSTAKMHTATTGTGDTFTPVTASTPVDASATTVMYGLANTGKLAAAIDSNAYYDAPSGGTATENGRISKQVTDKGSYRRAGLWSGSWLYRATGAADTDTEPLPYARIAVTADRNGDSAVDWQDAAVAYRDIWTPPTGWEQTADRVVQRIPFNFASAATHPFAETLDETKRVNLATDGLGQFVLLKGYASEGHDSAHMDYKNIGSKLGGATDLNTLTTVGHTYNADFGVHINATEEYPVSATFDPAHQSGGLGWDWLDQSYYVDTRKDGQSGGRLKRLQDLKSAAPGLDFLYVDVWYGDGYVSRKLEREISGLGYQLATEFPNSMTEQSLWHHWATDVNYGGTDLKGINSTIARFVANHTKDDWIAGNALLGGAEITAYEGWQGKRDFTSFLSTTFATNLPTKYLQESPVVKWTADTVTLANGTTVTTAGGTRKITTGGRTVLNGSAYLLPRDGKLYHWNTAGGSTTWTLPAGWSAPKLYRLTDSGRQLVGDLTVTGGQVTVNATAKTGYVVTNGAAPAQPDPVWGQGTPLKDPSFFSGNLNAWTVSGSGAAVTRNAQGQSELTMAPNTAPAVSQQLTGLAPGTHAASVWVSTPTGRAATLTVTPTGGTAASVYADSSTLTNSLGGSEKNTTKMQRMKVFFDVPAGQSTATLKLSAATGPGIVYLDDVRVVRSARTPLNGHWFTEDFENVDAGWGPFAFGGAGGSATDPRTHIAQRNAPYTQAGWSGKLVDDVISGQNSLKSHEERQGLVYRTLPQTLRLTPGRSYKVAFSYENGFSGDYQFITGSGSTETATALNQARTATTFTKTFTAGADAWIGIRKVTGEGSHNEADFILDDLAVDDLGSGGGGELLVPQSQMSVKAVDSQETAGENGAAANVLDGDGATIWHTQWYQATAPMPHEITLDLGASYNVSALHYLPRQTQTNGRIADYQVLTSTDGVNWGTTAASGTFANTTAQQDVAFTARTARYVKLKATKEVSGNPWTAVAELNIGYLP, from the coding sequence ATGCGAACCCCCCTCTGGCCGGCCGCAGCCGCGGTGGCCGGCCTGGTCGCCACCTTGGTCGTGGCCGTGCCCGCCGCCCCCGCCGCGGCGGCCGCCCCCGTGACGATCGCCTCGCCCGAACTGTCCGTCAGCGTGGACAGCGCCTTCCCCCGCGTCATCAGCTACACCCGCACCGCCACCGGGGACGTGCTGAACGGCAACGAGGACACCCTCGGCGCGATCGTCGTCAACGGAACCACCTACACCCCCGCCGTCACCTCCACGCCCTCCGCCTCCGGCGTCGACTACGCGCTCGCCTTCTCCGGAGTGACCGTCAGGGCCCGTCTCTCGGTGGCCGGTTCGGTCGTGGAGTTCAAGGTCACCGCGATCGAGGACACCGCCGCCCTGCGCGTACGCAGCTTCGCGATCCCCAGCCACAACCTCGTCAGCGTCCGCAGCAGCCAGCCGGGCGCCGCGCTGTCCACCGCGAAGATGCACACCGCCACCACCGGCACCGGGGACACCTTCACGCCCGTCACCGCGAGCACCCCGGTCGACGCCTCCGCCACGACCGTGATGTACGGCCTGGCCAACACCGGCAAGCTGGCCGCGGCCATCGACTCCAACGCGTACTACGACGCCCCCTCGGGCGGCACGGCCACCGAGAACGGCCGGATCAGCAAGCAGGTCACCGACAAGGGCTCCTACCGCCGGGCCGGCCTGTGGAGCGGATCCTGGCTCTACCGGGCCACGGGCGCCGCGGACACCGACACCGAGCCGCTGCCCTATGCCCGGATCGCGGTCACCGCCGACCGCAACGGCGACTCCGCGGTGGACTGGCAGGACGCCGCGGTCGCTTACCGCGACATCTGGACCCCGCCGACCGGCTGGGAGCAGACCGCCGACCGCGTCGTACAGCGCATCCCCTTCAACTTCGCCTCCGCGGCCACCCACCCCTTCGCCGAGACCCTCGACGAGACCAAGCGGGTCAACCTGGCCACCGACGGCCTCGGCCAGTTCGTCCTGCTCAAGGGGTACGCCTCCGAGGGCCACGACTCGGCACACATGGACTACAAGAACATCGGCTCCAAACTGGGCGGCGCCACCGACCTGAACACCCTCACCACCGTCGGCCACACCTACAACGCCGACTTCGGCGTGCACATCAACGCCACCGAGGAGTACCCGGTCTCGGCCACCTTCGACCCCGCCCACCAGAGCGGCGGCCTCGGCTGGGACTGGCTCGACCAGTCGTACTACGTGGACACGCGAAAGGACGGGCAGTCCGGCGGGCGCCTGAAGCGGCTCCAGGACCTCAAGTCGGCCGCCCCCGGCCTGGACTTCCTCTACGTGGACGTCTGGTACGGCGACGGCTACGTCTCGCGCAAGCTCGAACGCGAGATCTCCGGCCTCGGCTACCAGCTCGCCACCGAGTTCCCCAACTCCATGACCGAGCAATCCCTCTGGCACCACTGGGCGACCGACGTCAACTACGGCGGCACCGACCTCAAGGGCATCAACTCCACCATCGCCCGCTTCGTCGCCAACCACACCAAGGACGACTGGATCGCGGGCAACGCGCTGCTCGGCGGTGCCGAGATCACCGCGTACGAGGGCTGGCAGGGCAAGCGGGACTTCACCTCCTTCCTCTCCACCACCTTCGCGACCAACCTGCCGACCAAGTACCTCCAGGAATCCCCGGTCGTGAAGTGGACCGCCGACACGGTCACCCTCGCGAACGGCACCACCGTCACCACCGCCGGCGGCACCCGCAAGATCACCACCGGCGGCCGGACCGTCCTGAACGGCTCCGCGTACCTCCTGCCGCGCGACGGCAAGCTCTACCACTGGAACACCGCGGGCGGCTCCACCACCTGGACCCTGCCCGCCGGCTGGTCCGCGCCCAAGCTCTACCGACTGACCGACAGCGGACGCCAGCTGGTCGGCGACCTGACCGTCACCGGCGGACAGGTCACCGTCAACGCCACCGCCAAGACCGGCTACGTCGTCACCAACGGCGCGGCCCCCGCCCAGCCGGACCCGGTCTGGGGCCAGGGCACCCCGCTCAAGGACCCCTCCTTCTTCTCCGGCAACCTGAACGCCTGGACCGTGAGCGGGTCCGGCGCCGCCGTCACCCGCAACGCCCAGGGCCAGAGCGAGCTCACGATGGCCCCGAACACCGCCCCGGCCGTCTCCCAGCAGCTCACCGGCCTCGCCCCCGGCACCCACGCGGCCTCCGTCTGGGTCTCCACCCCGACCGGCCGCGCCGCCACCCTCACCGTGACCCCGACCGGGGGAACCGCCGCCTCCGTCTACGCCGACTCCTCCACCCTGACCAACAGCCTCGGCGGGAGCGAGAAGAACACCACCAAGATGCAGCGGATGAAGGTGTTCTTCGACGTGCCGGCTGGCCAGTCCACGGCCACCCTCAAACTGTCCGCGGCCACCGGCCCCGGCATCGTCTACCTGGACGACGTACGGGTCGTCCGCTCCGCCCGCACCCCGCTGAACGGCCACTGGTTCACCGAGGACTTCGAGAACGTGGACGCCGGCTGGGGCCCCTTCGCCTTCGGCGGCGCCGGCGGCTCGGCCACCGACCCGCGCACCCACATCGCCCAGCGCAACGCCCCGTACACCCAGGCGGGATGGAGCGGAAAGCTGGTCGACGACGTGATCAGCGGGCAGAACTCGCTCAAGTCGCACGAGGAGCGGCAGGGCCTCGTCTACCGCACCCTCCCGCAGACCCTGCGCCTGACACCGGGCCGCTCGTACAAGGTCGCGTTCAGCTACGAGAACGGCTTCAGCGGCGACTACCAGTTCATCACCGGCTCCGGCAGCACCGAGACGGCGACCGCGCTGAACCAGGCCCGTACGGCCACCACCTTCACCAAGACCTTCACCGCCGGCGCCGACGCCTGGATCGGCATCCGCAAGGTGACCGGCGAAGGCTCCCACAACGAGGCCGACTTCATCCTCGACGACCTTGCCGTCGACGACCTCGGCTCGGGCGGAGGCGGTGAACTCCTCGTCCCCCAGAGCCAGATGAGCGTCAAGGCGGTGGACAGTCAGGAGACCGCCGGCGAGAACGGCGCCGCGGCCAACGTGCTCGACGGCGACGGCGCCACCATCTGGCACACCCAGTGGTACCAGGCCACCGCGCCGATGCCGCACGAGATCACCCTCGACCTCGGCGCCTCCTACAACGTCTCCGCGCTGCACTACCTGCCCCGCCAGACGCAGACCAACGGACGCATCGCCGACTACCAGGTCCTGACCTCCACCGACGGGGTCAACTGGGGCACGACGGCCGCCTCCGGGACCTTCGCCAACACCACCGCCCAGCAGGACGTGGCGTTCACGGCCCGCACCGCGCGCTACGTCAAGCTCAAGGCCACGAAGGAGGTTTCGGGCAATCCGTGGACGGCCGTCGCGGAGCTCAACATCGGCTACCTACCGTGA
- a CDS encoding YbjQ family protein, producing MGIEDYGGGPGAQQTGVMVVTTNDVPGYRVEQVIGEVFGLTVRSRHLGSQIGAGLKSMIGGELKGLTKTLVETRNQAMERLIEQAKARGANAVLMMRFDVTDAADVGTEVCAYGTAVVLVPAST from the coding sequence ATGGGTATCGAAGACTACGGCGGCGGCCCCGGCGCACAGCAGACGGGCGTCATGGTCGTGACGACGAACGACGTCCCCGGCTACCGGGTCGAGCAGGTCATCGGCGAGGTCTTCGGCCTCACCGTGCGCTCCCGCCACCTGGGCAGCCAGATCGGCGCGGGCCTGAAGTCCATGATCGGCGGCGAGCTGAAGGGCCTCACCAAGACGCTGGTGGAGACCCGCAACCAAGCCATGGAGCGGCTCATCGAGCAGGCGAAGGCGCGCGGCGCGAACGCCGTGCTGATGATGCGCTTCGACGTCACGGACGCCGCGGACGTCGGCACCGAGGTCTGCGCGTACGGGACGGCCGTCGTCCTGGTGCCCGCCAGTACGTAG
- a CDS encoding RNA ligase: MSQDRLTLHDLMPAQALTEAIDAGYVTRKAHPELPLSIYTYTRTAQYERVWNQVTTRCRGLVADDDTGAVIALPLPKFFNVGEHESGQPYAPALPDEPFEVYDKVDGSLGVLFHYAGKWRVASKGSFTSTQATWAQRRLDGRDTSLLVPGTTYLAEILYPQNRIVVDYGERRDLVLLAAYGADGTEVPLAEAAVHWRDIGSVVTTWPAMPLDELLALTASSTLPGGAGATGTDAEGFVLRFASGVRAKAKIAEYVRLHKLLTGVTERDIWRGHGIQRFAGLPAKQLAQGLNCTVADIEAYGGKPLDALLEQVPDEFDQWVRSVIEGLEERAALRERAIDEAHASLAHLAADRGAFARAARSLRDSGIRGALFQRLDGKSTELVSWRQVRPEASDPFTNDEEN, encoded by the coding sequence ATGAGCCAGGACCGCCTGACTCTGCACGACCTGATGCCCGCGCAGGCGCTGACCGAGGCCATCGACGCCGGATACGTGACCCGCAAGGCACACCCCGAGCTGCCGCTGTCCATTTACACCTACACCCGGACCGCCCAGTACGAGCGGGTCTGGAACCAGGTCACCACGCGCTGCCGCGGCCTCGTCGCCGACGACGACACCGGCGCCGTCATCGCGCTGCCGCTGCCCAAGTTCTTCAACGTCGGCGAGCACGAGTCCGGCCAGCCGTACGCGCCCGCCCTGCCGGACGAGCCGTTCGAGGTGTACGACAAGGTCGACGGCAGTCTCGGGGTGCTCTTCCACTACGCGGGGAAGTGGCGCGTCGCGTCCAAGGGTTCCTTCACCAGCACCCAGGCCACCTGGGCCCAGCGCCGCCTCGACGGCCGGGACACCTCCTTGCTGGTCCCCGGCACCACCTACCTCGCGGAGATCCTGTACCCGCAGAACCGCATCGTCGTCGACTACGGCGAGCGCCGCGACCTCGTCCTGCTCGCCGCCTACGGGGCGGACGGCACCGAGGTGCCGCTCGCCGAAGCCGCGGTCCACTGGCGGGACATCGGCTCCGTCGTCACCACGTGGCCCGCGATGCCGCTCGACGAACTGCTCGCGCTGACCGCCTCCAGCACGCTGCCCGGCGGCGCCGGTGCGACCGGCACCGACGCGGAGGGCTTCGTGCTGCGCTTCGCCTCGGGCGTCCGCGCCAAGGCCAAGATCGCCGAGTACGTACGGCTCCACAAGCTGCTCACCGGCGTGACCGAGCGGGACATCTGGCGCGGCCACGGCATCCAGCGGTTCGCCGGCCTGCCGGCCAAGCAGCTGGCCCAGGGCCTGAACTGCACGGTCGCCGACATCGAGGCCTACGGCGGCAAGCCGCTCGACGCGCTGCTGGAGCAGGTGCCCGACGAGTTCGACCAGTGGGTGCGCTCGGTGATCGAGGGCCTGGAGGAGCGGGCCGCGCTCCGCGAGCGCGCCATCGACGAGGCCCACGCCTCGCTCGCCCACCTGGCCGCGGACCGCGGCGCGTTCGCGCGCGCCGCCCGGTCGCTGCGCGACAGCGGCATCCGCGGCGCGCTGTTCCAGCGCCTGGACGGCAAGTCGACCGAGCTCGTCAGCTGGCGGCAGGTGCGGCCCGAGGCGTCCGACCCCTTCACGAACGACGAGGAGAACTGA
- a CDS encoding LLM class F420-dependent oxidoreductase has product MTPTLNPCEAAMQALTLDHLSGGRMMLGLGLSGPQVVEGWYGRPFPSSPLTATREYVDVIRQVLRREAPVALDGRFHSHPYRGADGTGIGKPLKPITHPLRADLPVLLGAEGPKNIAQTTRIADGWLPLYWSPTRTDVYQASLADLPEGFMIAPMARAKVCDDVTEGLLPVKAMLGFYIGGMGHAARNFHADLMGRMGYEEEAHRIQELFLAGRKEEAVMAVPDAFADEISLVGPRERIAERLELWRKGPVTDLLVTAPDPHTLRVLAELNS; this is encoded by the coding sequence ATGACGCCGACGCTCAACCCGTGTGAGGCCGCGATGCAGGCGCTGACCCTGGACCACCTCTCCGGCGGCCGGATGATGCTCGGCCTCGGCCTGTCCGGCCCCCAGGTCGTCGAGGGCTGGTACGGGCGCCCCTTCCCCTCCAGCCCGCTGACGGCGACCCGCGAGTACGTGGACGTCATCCGCCAGGTGCTGCGCCGCGAGGCCCCCGTCGCGCTGGACGGCCGCTTCCACAGCCACCCGTACCGGGGCGCCGACGGCACCGGCATCGGCAAGCCGCTCAAGCCCATCACCCACCCGCTGCGCGCGGACCTGCCGGTCCTGCTCGGCGCGGAAGGCCCCAAGAACATCGCCCAGACCACCCGCATCGCGGACGGCTGGCTCCCCCTGTACTGGTCGCCGACCCGCACCGACGTCTACCAGGCCTCGCTGGCCGACCTCCCCGAGGGGTTCATGATCGCCCCGATGGCGCGGGCCAAGGTCTGCGACGACGTCACCGAGGGGCTGCTCCCGGTGAAGGCGATGCTCGGCTTCTACATCGGCGGCATGGGGCACGCGGCCCGCAACTTCCACGCCGACCTGATGGGGCGGATGGGCTACGAGGAGGAGGCGCACCGGATCCAGGAGCTGTTCCTCGCCGGGCGCAAGGAGGAGGCGGTCATGGCCGTCCCGGACGCCTTCGCCGACGAGATCTCCCTGGTCGGCCCCCGGGAGCGGATCGCGGAACGCCTCGAACTGTGGCGCAAGGGCCCGGTCACCGACCTGCTCGTGACGGCACCGGACCCGCACACGCTGCGGGTGCTGGCGGAGCTGAACAGCTAG